In Pseudoclavibacter sp. Marseille-Q3772, the sequence CATTTTGGCGTTCAAATCAAGATCTTCGGCGTATGCATCATACTAACGAGCACCTTGTATCGATATTTTTGGACTCGTTGCGGTACGACTCGCAACATCCCATCTCGATTGCGGGGTGAGGGAAGCCCCAGCCGTCATCGTTAGGAGTCCCCATGTTTGTCGTATCTGGAGCCACGGGCCGTGTCGGATCAGGCGTTGCTGACCACCTGCTCACTGCAGGCGCCCCGGTTCGCGTCCTGGTTCGTCGTGCCGAAACCGTCACGCAGTGGGAAGCCAAGGGCGCCGAAGTGGCAGTCACTGATTTGCGCGATAGCGAAACATTGCGAACCGCGCTTGACGGGGCGCAGGCATTCTTTGCGATGATGCCCTTCGACCTCACCGTCGCCGACCTTGATGCCTACGCGGGCGAGGTCGCCACATCCGTTGCCACCGCGGTCGCCGCTAGCGGAGTTCCTCACACGGTGATGCTTTCGTCAGGTGGCGCCGACCTTGCCGAAGGAACCGGCCCGATTCGCGGTCTGCACGTCATGGAAGAGCAGCTGCTTGGCACCTCGACCACGTTGACCGCGCTTCGTTCGGGTCATTTTCAAGAGAAGCTCGGCGATGTGATGGATGCGGCAAGCAATGAGGGTGTCTTCCCCGTGTTTTCGCGCACCGCGGATGAGCCGGTGCCGATGGTCGCTACCCGCGATGTCGCGCAGGTCGCCGCCGAAGCACTGCTCGCGGGTGCCACGACGTCGGAAGCGGTGGATATCGTTGGGCCCGCGTATACCGAGCGCGAAGTAGCTGAAGCGCTCGGCGCCGAGCTCGGCCGCGACCTCACCGTCATCATCGTTCCGGCAGCGAGCTGGACCGACGCGCTGACCGAGGCCGGCTTCGACCGCCACATTGCCGAGTCATTAAGCGAGCTGTATCACGCCTACGACGACGGCAAACTCGATCCTCGCGGCGACCGCAGCGTGACGGTCACGACTCCGCTAACCGAAACCATCCGGCGTATGCTCGCCTAACTATCCCGACAGCAGTACCGAGCCGCCAACTAGCAGTTGCGCTCCAGGCCAGCATCGACCAGGTCGAACGCCGTCATCATGCGCGGGTCATCCATGTAGTCGAGCGGGGAGGCGCTCCAGAACACGGTGACCTGCCGCAGCCCGTCAGCACTGGACATCGTCAGCGCCCGGTATCCGAGCCCCGAACCCAGGTGGCCGTACACGGTACCGGCCTGCCCGATCTGAATGTGCTCGTGCCCCTCATACTCAACCAGGCTGCCGGAGCCGGATTCGGGCACCGTGGGCAGCACGTCAAGTCCGGGGTAGCTTGCCTCCGGGTCGGTCTCGAGGGATGGGGATGCGCTCGGTCCCACCGTTGCGGATGCGCCAGGCTCGACGGTGGTCGGGCTGGCGCTTGCCTGCGGTTCGGTGGCTGCGGGAGCCTCCACCGGCATCAGCACATCGTGCGATGCCGCACACTTCGCGCCGCGCCCCTGCACGCCGAGCCCGTACCCGTCGCCGTTCAGCCGCAGCATATAGCCGAGCAGTTCCGGCGGCAGCAGCTGCCCGGTCATCAAACCGCGCATAAACGTGTTGACATCGCTAACGGTCGACACGACCCCGCCGGCCCCGTTCCACAGCGAGTTGTCCTGCTCAGTCACATCCACGGACAGGCCGCCATCGATCCAGTAACCGTGCAGATACGGCGCGGGCATAGCGGTGCCCTCGGGGATGCTGGTCTGCTTCAGCTCCAGCGGCGCAACGATGCGGTCGTGCAGTTCATCACGCAGGGCGTTCCCGGTGATGTGCTCGATCAGCATCGTGATGATCACATAGTTCGTGTTCGAGTAGTGGAAGCTGCCGCCGGGCTCGTCTTCCCACGGCTGTTGCAGCGCGAGGTCCACGAGCTCCTGCGGTTTCTTGCCGTGTTTTAGCGTTTCGGGGACCTCCAGCGGGTCGTCCATGGCGAGCGATTCGACATAGTCAGGAAGCCCCGAAGTGTGGTTCAGCAGCTGCGCGATGGTGACTTGTTTGCCGTCAACAATGCCCGGCAAATACTCCTCGACCGGGTCGTCGAGCTTGATCTTGCCCTCGGCCACCAGTTGCAGGGTGATCGTGGCCACCATCGGTTTGGTCAGGGATGCGATTCGAGCGTGTTCGGATGCGGATGCGGGCGCGTCAGAGCGCACGGACTCCACGCCCTTGGCGTGCGTCCACACTTCATCGCCCTCACGCACTTCCACGAGCACGGCCGGCGCCCCCTGATCGACCATCTGCTGCATCAGCGATTCGAGGTCTTCCGTGTTGAAGTCCGCCGTCGCCGTTGGCCGCAGCGGCACGGCCGTGGGCCCGGGTTTCGCACCACCGGCACAGCCGGTGAGCAACCCGAGCCCGCACAGCAACGTGGCAGCGAGCAGCTTGGTCTTGCGACGGGGGTTCGAGGTGGTGGTTCGCACGGTCGGCATCGTGTCATGCGCAGGTGAGTTTCACGTTAACTGCGAGAAAGCGAAGCGTCGCTGTGGTGGGCTGTGTGCCGCGGCTAAACCTGTTTGGACGTGCCGGCGTCGATAAGGACCTCGGCGCCAACGAGTCCGGTCGTGACCGGCGATGCCAGGAAGGTAATGAGTGCCGCGACCTCCTCCGGCTCAATGAGCCGTCCGGTGCTCATACCGAACGCTGCGGGCATCCCCTGCATGAAGTCGTCATAGGAAGCGCCGAACGACTCGGCCACCAGGGCACCGAATCCTTCGGGGTCCCGCCACAGACGCGTCCCTACTGGCCCGGGCGAGACGGTGTTAATCCGCACCCCTTGCGGGCTGAATTCCTCACTGAGACGCTTGGTGAGCGCGTTAAGCGCTGCTTTGGCCTCGCTATAGCCAACCGGTCCGGTTGCTGGGATGGTCGCGTTGATTGACGACACGTTCACCATCGCTCCGTGGCTGGCAACCAGGTGAGGCAGGCTTGCGCGAGCCATCCGGACCGTGGTGAATAAGTTGCGATCCACCAGGTCGAGCCACTGCTTGTCAGGCACGTCAAGGAATCCCGCGAGCGTCTGGGCGGTGAACTCGCCCGCACCCACGCAATTCACCACAACGTCGATGCCGCCGCCGAGATTGAGCGCTGCCGCCACGACCGATTCCGCGGCTTCAGGAGCGGTGAGGTCCGCAGCCACCACCTCACGGGCCACGGCGGCCAACTCCGGGGTGGGGGTTCGGGTCGCGCCCACCACGTGGGCTCCCTCGGCGGCAAGCGCGCGGGCCGTGGCCAGACCAATCCCTCGGCCAGCGCCGGTCACGATAGCGGTCTTGTCGAGCAGTTGGAGGTCCATGAGTCCTATTCCTTCACTATTTTGGAATTTTGATTACAGAATGAGGGTGTGCGTAGCCAGTGGCAAGGTGGTCGATGCTCAGACGAGAACGGTCAGGGCGGAATCGATGACGCCGTACAGGGTGTCACGGTCGTGCAGGACGCTCATCACGCGCAGACCAGCCAGAGTCGTGCCCAGGTGCTCGGCGATCGCCTGAGCATCCTTGTTAGCGCCCACGTCGCCCTCGATCTGGCCTCGGCGGATGCGGTCAGCGATCCACCCGATGGAGGCATCCTGCATAACCTTTAGGCGGGCAGCCAGATCCGGGTCCGCACCAGCCATTTCAACGATCGTGTTGCCGATCAGGCAACCTCGGCGTTGCGCCTGCACTAAGTCATCGTCCACGACAGCGCGAAATGTCGCGCGCAGGCATTCGACCGTCGAGCCCGGCTGCTCGAGCAATGCGTGCGCCATCGCATCCACCTGTGCCTGATACACGTCCAGACACCGAGAGAAGAGCTCGCGCTTACTGTGGAACGCGTTGTAGAGACTGCTGGTGCCCACGCCAGTAGCCTCGGCAAGCTGGGCGGGGGTGGTGCCGGCATATCCGTGGGTCCAAAACGTCTCCATGGCGCGGTCGAGGACTACGGCCTCGTCGAACTGTCTGTGGCGTCCCATGGGACCATGCTACCCCAATACTGGAATCAGAGTTCCAAATATTTCTACCAGCGACCCGATCGGTTCAACACTTGCCATCGACAACCTTTGGTTGACCGCCCGTGGGGTGAGTCGTTCATCCGGACTCCGCCGCCCTGGATACACAGCCTGCCACCACGCATCCCTGCAACACACGTTGTGGCAAGTTGCGCATCCAGCCCGCGCTCGTACCAGTTGTGGCAAGTTGTGCACCCTCACTCAGCGGAGAAAGGGGCACAACTCGCCACAATCGAGGAGCACGGATGGGGCACGCGGGCGCGGGGCCTGGGACGCGGGGCCGGGCCACTCGGGTGATCCGCGCCCAGGGCACTGACTCAGTTAGGCGCGCACCGCTTCCACCCGCAACCCGTCGTCGCCGAGATCAACGCGGACCGTATCGCCATCGTGCACGGTACCCGCAAGCAGTTCGCGTGCGAGCCGGTCGTCGATCTCGCGCTGCATCAGTCGACGCAGCGGACGCGCACCGTACACGGGATCGTAACCGCGTTCTGCCAGCCACTGGCGTGCATCCTCGCTAACCTCGATCGTGAGCCGTTTCTCAGCCAGACGCGCCTCGAGGGTGCGCAGGTTGAAGCCAACGATCGCGGCGAGCTGTTCGGCCGTGAGCGCATCAAACATGACGATCTCGTCGAGTCGGTTAAGGAACTCGGGCTTGAACGCCTGCCGCACCGCGGCCATTACCGCCTCATGCTGCGCCTGCGGTGCCATCGACGGGTCGATCAGGAACTGCGAACCGAGGTTCGAGGTGAGGATGAGGATGGTGTTTCGGAAGTCGACCGTGCGGCCCTGCCCGTCGGTGAGGCGGCCGTCGTCGAGCACCTGCAGCAGGAGGTCGAACACCTCGGGGTGCGCCTTTTCGACCTCGTCGAAGAGCACCACCGAGTACGGGCGGCGGCGAACGGCTTCGGTGAGCTGTCCGCCCTGCTCGTAGCCGACATATCCCGGAGGGGCACCGACCAGGCGGGCAACGGAGTGCTTCTCGCCGTACTCAGACATATCGATACGCACGATCGCGCGCTCGTCATCAAACAGCAGTTCCGCCAGCGCCTTCGCCAGCTCGGTCTTACCGACACCGGTTGGCCCGAGGAAGAGGAACGATCCGGTGGGCTTGGACGGGTCGGACACACCGGCACGCGAGCGACGGATCGCATCCGACACCGCCGTAACCGCCGCATCCTGCCCAACGACCCGCTCGTGCAGTTCGCTTTCGAGGTGCAGCAATTTTTCGCGCTCGGATTGCAGGAGCTTGCCGACCGGAATACCCGTCCACGCGGCCACGACCCCGGCGATATCTTCGTCGGTGACGTGGTCGTTCACCATCCGCTCGTGCTGCTGTTCGTTGTTTTCGGCCTCGGCGAGTTCGCGTTCCAGGCCCGGGATTTCGGCGTACAGGATGCGGCTGGCCGCCTCGAGGTTGCCCTGCCGCTGCTCGTTATCGGCGCGCATACGTGCGTCGTCGAGCTTGGTTTTAATGTCACCGACGCGGTTAAGGCTCGAGCGCTCTTCGTCCCAGCGGGCTTGGAGCTCATCCAGGCGCGCCTGCTCGCTGGCCATCGTTTCGCGCAGCGACTCAAGGCGTTCCTTGGAAGCGTCGTCGTGCTCTTTCTTGAGCGCGAGCTCTTCGAGCTTCATGCGGTCGATCTGCCGACGCAGCGTGTCGAGCTCGACCGGCGAGGAGTCGATTTCCATCCGCAAGCGCGATGCAGCCTCGTCGATCAGGTCGATGGCCTTATCGGGCAGTTGGCGGGATGTGATGTAGCGGTTCGAGAGGGATGCGGCGGCCACCAGCGCGGCGTCGCTGATCGCGACCTTGTGGTGTGCTTCGTAGCGCTCTTTGAGGCCGCGCAGAATCGCGACCGTGTCTTCAACCGACGGCTCGCCCACGTACACCTGCTGGAAGCGACGCTCGAGTGCGGAGTCCTGCTCGATGAACTCGCGGTACTCGTCGAGCGTGGTTGCACCGATGAGGCGCAACTCGCCGCGCGCGAGCATAGGTTTGAGCATATTGGCGGCCGAAACACTGGATTCGCCGCCACCGGCGCCCATCAGCGTGTGTAACTCGTCAATGAAGGTGATGACGCGACCTTCGCTACCGACGATCTCGTCGAGTACCGCCTTCATCCGCTCTTCGAAATCGCCCCGGTACTTGGCACCGGCGAGGATCGCGGAGATGTCGAGCGAGATCAGTTCTTTGTTTTTTAGGGATTCGGGGACGTCGCCGGCGACGATACGGCGGGCGAGTCCTTCGACGACGGCGGTTTTACCGACGCCGGGTTCACCGATCAATACCGGGTTGTTCTTGGTGCGGCGCGTGAGCACCTGGCTGACGCGCCGAATCTCGGCGTCGCGGCCGATCACCGGGTCGAGTTTTCCAGACCGAGCGATTTCGGTGAGGTTGACGCCGAAGCGTTCGAGTGCGGATTGCGCCTGCTCATCCGGAGCCTGAGCGCCTTGCATATTGGCCATAGTTGGTCTCCTTTCGCTGGCCTGTGCGGGATGCCGACTCAATAACCCTGAGTCGTACTGACTCAAGTTTACGACTTTTCCCAGGTCGCGCAAGGATTATTTTTGCCGGGTCGCCGGCGGCTTCCGCAGCCGCGTCCGCCCTGCCGCCGCATCCGCCCCGCGCCGCCGCATCCGTGCTCTCACCCACCCCCATCCGCGTCCGCCCTCCATCTGCGTTGGGGCCTACTTTGCATACCCCACATCCACCTCACCCTGCTCCCTCCCTGCGTTTGGGCCCACTTTGCACAGTAAGTCGCGGTGCAAGTGTGCGAAGTAGGCCCTAACGCACCCTCGTAACCAGCGTTGTGGCCGACTTTGCACAGTAAGTCGCGGTGCAAGTGTGCAAAGTAGGCCCAAACGCGGGAGAGGGGGGTGGAAGTGTGCAGAGTCGGCCCAAACGCGGGAGAAGGAAGGGCGGGCGCGCGGGGCGTGGATGCGGGGTGAAGGTGTGCGATGCGGGGGTGAAGGTGCGGAGGTTTGCGATGTGGGCCTGAACGTGGGTGTTGTTTCTCGGTTTGGGCCGACTTTGCACGGTAATTCGGGTTGGAAGTGTGCAAAGTGGGCCCAAACGCTGTTTTCTGAGTGCGCGGCGACCGCTGCTTTGGGTGCGCGGCGCATGCCGGTTTTTTGGGGGCGCGGCGCACGCTGGTTTTGGGGGTGCGCGTCGGCTGCAGCGAAGACCGCGACCTAACTCGCGTAGCGCGTGGCCGCATCCGACACCCGCGCCACATACTCCACCGGCACGTTGTACGCATGCACTGCAGCGAGCCAGTTCTCCGGAACCGTCAAATCGCCGCCAACAGCGCACAGGTACGCAGCCGCAGAGAGCGCGGCGTCGTCAATGTGCTGCGGATCGCGCACACCGTCGCCGTTGCCGTCCTCGCCGTACTCAGCCCAGGTCTGCGGGGTGAACTGCATCGGCCCAACCGCCCGGTCAAGCTCTGCATCCCCATCCAATGCCCCACCGTCGGTGTCGCCAATGTGGTCGACCCCGTCACCATCAAGCGGTACACCGACGAGCTCCGGCTCTACCCGCCCGCCGGCAGTGATCTTCCCGCCACGAAGCGTGCCGTGCGCCGATTCGACCTCGCCGATCCCCGCGAGCGTATTCCAGCCGAGCCCGCACGACGGGAACCGTTGCTCAATGGCAAGCGCAGCGCCCGCGTATGCCCGCAGCGCTCGCTCCGGAATGTCGAAGCGAGCGGCAGTTTCGTGCACCCAAGAAGCGTCGGGGAGGGATGCGATCCGCAAGCCGGCAGCGTCCGTTTCGGCGGGGTGCGGCGAGGGATCCGGTCCTGGTTCCGCCAGCTCGGGTCGCTCCGCAGCGCTGGGTGCATTGAGCGCCGCGTCCTGCGCAGCGCCGCCCGAAGCGGGCCAACGTAGTATGCCTGTGGCCGCCATGCCGCCAACGATCATGGCGATCAGTCCGCACACCGCGAGCGCGATCAGCAACACCGGTGGGCGGCCAGGCGGCCGGTGGTGCTCCTCCGCGACCAACGGCGCATCATCCGGGGAGGAACCGCCAAACTTGCCGCTGTCCGCTGGTGCCGTCTCACCGCTCACAATCAGCGGTTCTTCACTCATACACACCACCTAGCGCCACCCCGCCAGCGCGAACCGGCCACGCCAGCACCATCCGGCCGCACCAGCGCGAACGAACGAGACCAGTGCGCCTCGCGAACCGGCCCCACCGCGCAAACGGGCCGCACCAGCGCGAAAACCAGCCCCGCCAGCGCGAACCCAGCACCGAACTCAACCAGCGCAAACCAGCCCGACCAGCACCAAAAACCCAGCACCAACCACCAACATCAACGCGAACCGGCCACATCAGCGCCGCCCTCAGCCGCTGCCGCGAGCGCCCCCATCCGACGCACATACCACCACGCGACACCGGCGATTCCGCCGACGAACGCGGTCGCGCCGCCACCGATCAGCGCACCGACAAGAACCGGATCCATCTCGTCTCGGCGAGCGTCCGCCTCGACGGGTGCATCCGCATCCGCACCGCTACCCACATAGGTGACGCCCTGCTCGGTTTGCTTGCGTTTCTTGTCGGCTTCGGCCTTCGCCTGCTCGGCCGCCTGCGCCTCGGCCTTGGTGACATCGTCGCGCACATCGCGGGATGCGGCGGCCGCCTCGGCCGAGACGCTCACGCCGCAGAAGGCATCGCCGAGCGGCACATCGCCAACCTGGAATACGTAGGTGTGTGCTGCGGTGTCGACCGATTTTCCGGTGCTCGGGTTCGTGGCGGTTGCCGACACGTTGAGCTTGTAGATACCGGGTTTCGAGAACACCCACTGGGCGTGTACGTGCGCGGGTTTGGGCACGTGGATGGTGCCGGACAGCTGGGTGCTTCCGCCATCGAGCAGCGGACTGACGCTGCCGAAGTTGGCGACCGTGTACAGGTGCACGGCGCCCGGTCCGTCGACCGAGTTCACGTTGATGCGCACATCGGTGTATCCGCTGGTCGTGGTTGCGTTGGTGTCCCAGCCCGGCCAGATCAGCTGCGGGTTTTGCGTCACTGGCAGCACGAATCCGCGCGGGGCACCCGGGTAGCCGCCGGGAACGTCGATCTCGGCCTCGGGCTTCACCCGCAGCAGGACGTCCTCGGCCTCGTGCAGCACATGCGATCCGGTGACATCTTCTTTGAGTTGGAGCACGGCGCCGCGCGATGAGGCGGACACGTTAAAGGCGTCAATGTGTCCGGCGTCGAACACGTGGCTCGGCTCGCAGGTTGCGGTTGCGTCGGCTTTCGGGGGCGCGGAAGGCTTCGAACCGGATCCGCCGGCACCACCAGAACCACCAGCACCACCGGAACCGCCGCCAGGGCGCACGACACTTTCACCGGGAGCAGCGCTCACGCGCACACGATCCCAGCCGACAACCTTGCCGTCCTGGCGGCGAATCGAAAGCTTCGCGTCTCCCGGTTTGCCCGGCGCGGTCACCGTGAGGTGCCCATCAAACGAAACCTGCTGCCATCCGGCCCAGCTCGCCCCCGCATCCGTATGCCACCATGCCGATACCCAGGTGCCGGCAAGGGACGCATCAGTAACCTCGGCAACCATCGCACTGCCCGCACGAACCGGCGATTTCGGCGCGCGCACGGTCTTCCCCGCGGCAGTGGCGTTCAGTTCGGATGCGGTGGGTGCTTTGGCGTCGTCGTGGTCGGGGCGTTCGGCCACCTTACCGTTCACGGTGATCGGCAACGCATTGCGTTCGGCAATCGCAACGCTTGCGAATTCATCGTTGTAGGTGGGCACGAACCGGGCGATGATGCGGTGTTGCCCTGGCGCGAGCCCGCGGGTTTCGAGGGTCGCAACGCCGTTGTTCACCGGGGCGTGGCCGAGGATCGCACCGGTGGTGAGGTCGACAAACTCGACGGCACCGCGAGCGCCGCGAGGGGTCATCTGCGCGGTGAGCCCCAGCGGTTTGCCGGCGTCGATGGTGCCGGTGCTGGCGCTGAAGTTCATTGTGGTGCGTTCGGTGAGCGCGTCAAAGGCGCCCACGTGGAACGAGTATCGCTGTTCGTCAGTGACGGTCTTACCGCCGATGACCGTGCTGCCGCGGAACGTGAGCTCATACCGGCCCGGTTTCGAGAACGCCCAGAACGCGTGGGTGTGCTGGCGCATCCCCATGGTCCATGCCGGCAGTTTGTCACTGGATGAGAACAGTCGGTTGTAGCTACCGAATCCGCCCGAGTTGAAGATTTCGACCCGGCCCGGTCCCTGCACGTCGGTTAGCTGTAGCGAGACTTTGCCGTTGTCGGATGCGGCCACGAGCGCTTCGTTTTCGGTGCTGAATCCCGGCCACAGCAAATCCTGCTGTTGCACCTCGGGCGCAACCCACGCATCCGGCCCGAACGACTGCAGGAACGGCACGTTCTTCGGGGTGGCGATCTTCGATTTGGTACCCAGGTGGAACACGGTGCGGTCGGTGTCAATGCGCTGGCCGGCGACGCCGTCGAGGTCAGCTTTCGAACCGAGTACGAACTTGCCGTCGTCCACGAAGGAGGACACCGCATCACTGTGGCCAGAGGTGAGCACCGTGCGTTTGATGGTCTGCGGTGCCGGTTCGTTGAGTTTTCCGGATGCGGCGTGTGCGGCGCTCGGGATACCGGTGGTCAGCAGCGCAATCGCGCAGATCGCGGCCAGTACAGAGGCGAGCAGACGCTGCGTGTGCCGAGGCGCCCGGCTGTTTCGGCGGATGCGCGCGTGGTGATCGTACCGGATGCTGGTCATGCGGATACCTCCGAGGGAACAGTTGCGAGCAGGGCTTCGTCTTCGGGTTGGATGCGGCCGGCACGCCAGCGTGCGATCGCACCGTGGCGGGGTGCGAAGACCCAGGCGAGCACGAAAACGGCGGTGGCGACGAGCACGATGGTGCCGCCGGTGGGCAGGTCGAGCGACCAGGACAGGTAGAGCCCGATGAGTGCGCTGAGCCCGCCGATGGTCGGGGCGATCAGCATCATTCGGCCGAGCGAGTCGGTGAGTAGTCGTGCGGCGGCAGCAGGCGTAACCAGGAGCGCGAGCACCAGCACATTTCCGATGGTTTGTACTGAGATCACCACGGCTACGGCCACGGACACGTACAGCACCAGGTCGAGGGCCATCACCGGTAGCCCGCTGGCGCGAGCCATTTCTCGGTCGAGGGTGGCGGCGACGAGTTCTTTGTGGAGGGCGAACAGTACGAGCATCAGGATGAGGCCGGTGACGATCACGGTGATGAGGTCTTCTTCGCGGATCCCGACGATCGTGCCGAAGAGGAATTGTTGGAGTGAGCCGGCATATCCCGGCGAGAAACTGATAACCACAATGCCGAGTGCGAATGCGCCGACAAAGAACACACCGATCACACCGTCTTCTTTCAGGCGACGGTTCTGGGAAAGCAAGGCGATTAGCACGGCAGTGACCACACCGGCGATGGCACCGCCGAGCACCAGGTTGCCCTGGATCACGAACGCGATCGCAAGCCCCGGAAACACTGCGTGCGCCACCGCATCCCCAATAAAGGCCATACCGCGCAGCACCACATAGGTGCCGATCACGCCGCACACCACGGCGGAGCACATGGCGATGATGAGCGCTTTGCCGAGGAATGCGAGATCGGGGTTCAGCAGATCGTGGATGAAATCGATCGGGGAGATCACGACAGCACCGTCCGTTCTGATTCGATCCCGCTGGTGTTGGTTGCGTGCGGGGTGGGTTGGGCGGTTGTTGGATGCGGCGTGGCGGCTGTTTGCGTTGTGACCGCTGGCGCGTCCTGATGCGGCGCGGCGTCGGCTTCGCGGTCGATGCCGAGCGCGTGCAGCAGCGGGTTATTGCGGGTGATCGCGAAGGTGCGCATCCACAATTCAGGGTCGTGCAGGGATGCGGGGGTACCGTCAGCAATCACCGTGCGGTTGAGGAGGCATAGCCGATCGCAGATGTGCATGGCGCCGGCCAAATCGTGCGTGGTCATCAGCACCGCCTGCCCCTCGCGGGCGAGCGAGCGAAACAGTTCGCTCAACAGCTCCTGAGTTGGCATATCCAATCCGGTGAACGGCTCGTCCAGCAGCAGCACTTCCGGTTCGAGCGCGAGTGCGCGCGCAACGAGTACGCGCTGGCGCTGACCGCCGGAGAGCTCGCCAACGGGCCGTCGCGCGAGATGGCTCATGCCGACGCGATCCAATGCGCTGGCGGCGAGCTCGAAATCCCGCTGCCCCGGCCGGCGCAACCACCCCACACGCTTCGCGCGGGCGTTGAGCACCGCATCCTCAACCGAAATCGGAAAATCCCACACGAACTCGTGCCGCTGCGGCACATATCCGGGCCGGCCTCCGCGGCAGGTCGTTCGACCGGATTCGGGATGCACCAGCCCGAGCGCCGTGCGCAGCAGGGTGGTTTTACCGGCACCGTTCGGGCCGATGAGTCCCACCAGCTCGCCCGACCGAACGCTCAGGTCGACTTGCTGCAGTACTCGTCGGCCGCCCAATTGGACGGTGAGTGATTCCAGTTGCAGGGCTGCGGTCATCGGGCGGCTCCGGATGCGGTCTCGTCGGTTGCGTCGGGGGTTTCGTCGGTTGCGTCTGCAGTTTCGCGTGGGTTGTCGGGCGTTTCACCTGCCGCGTCGGTAGCGGCCTTGTCGCCTGCGGCACCGTCTGCAGCCGCCTCGGTAGCGGCGCTACCCTGCTCACTCGCGGCACCGGCCGAGGAAGCCTGGGCTGCGCGCACTCGCCGCTTCATCGCCGCGTTCGCG encodes:
- a CDS encoding choice-of-anchor M domain-containing protein; amino-acid sequence: MTSIRYDHHARIRRNSRAPRHTQRLLASVLAAICAIALLTTGIPSAAHAASGKLNEPAPQTIKRTVLTSGHSDAVSSFVDDGKFVLGSKADLDGVAGQRIDTDRTVFHLGTKSKIATPKNVPFLQSFGPDAWVAPEVQQQDLLWPGFSTENEALVAASDNGKVSLQLTDVQGPGRVEIFNSGGFGSYNRLFSSSDKLPAWTMGMRQHTHAFWAFSKPGRYELTFRGSTVIGGKTVTDEQRYSFHVGAFDALTERTTMNFSASTGTIDAGKPLGLTAQMTPRGARGAVEFVDLTTGAILGHAPVNNGVATLETRGLAPGQHRIIARFVPTYNDEFASVAIAERNALPITVNGKVAERPDHDDAKAPTASELNATAAGKTVRAPKSPVRAGSAMVAEVTDASLAGTWVSAWWHTDAGASWAGWQQVSFDGHLTVTAPGKPGDAKLSIRRQDGKVVGWDRVRVSAAPGESVVRPGGGSGGAGGSGGAGGSGSKPSAPPKADATATCEPSHVFDAGHIDAFNVSASSRGAVLQLKEDVTGSHVLHEAEDVLLRVKPEAEIDVPGGYPGAPRGFVLPVTQNPQLIWPGWDTNATTTSGYTDVRINVNSVDGPGAVHLYTVANFGSVSPLLDGGSTQLSGTIHVPKPAHVHAQWVFSKPGIYKLNVSATATNPSTGKSVDTAAHTYVFQVGDVPLGDAFCGVSVSAEAAAASRDVRDDVTKAEAQAAEQAKAEADKKRKQTEQGVTYVGSGADADAPVEADARRDEMDPVLVGALIGGGATAFVGGIAGVAWWYVRRMGALAAAAEGGADVAGSR
- a CDS encoding anchored repeat-type ABC transporter permease subunit — protein: MISPIDFIHDLLNPDLAFLGKALIIAMCSAVVCGVIGTYVVLRGMAFIGDAVAHAVFPGLAIAFVIQGNLVLGGAIAGVVTAVLIALLSQNRRLKEDGVIGVFFVGAFALGIVVISFSPGYAGSLQQFLFGTIVGIREEDLITVIVTGLILMLVLFALHKELVAATLDREMARASGLPVMALDLVLYVSVAVAVVISVQTIGNVLVLALLVTPAAAARLLTDSLGRMMLIAPTIGGLSALIGLYLSWSLDLPTGGTIVLVATAVFVLAWVFAPRHGAIARWRAGRIQPEDEALLATVPSEVSA
- a CDS encoding anchored repeat-type ABC transporter ATP-binding subunit, with amino-acid sequence MTAALQLESLTVQLGGRRVLQQVDLSVRSGELVGLIGPNGAGKTTLLRTALGLVHPESGRTTCRGGRPGYVPQRHEFVWDFPISVEDAVLNARAKRVGWLRRPGQRDFELAASALDRVGMSHLARRPVGELSGGQRQRVLVARALALEPEVLLLDEPFTGLDMPTQELLSELFRSLAREGQAVLMTTHDLAGAMHICDRLCLLNRTVIADGTPASLHDPELWMRTFAITRNNPLLHALGIDREADAAPHQDAPAVTTQTAATPHPTTAQPTPHATNTSGIESERTVLS